In one Candidatus Hepatincola sp. Av genomic region, the following are encoded:
- the cckA gene encoding Sensor kinase CckA, whose amino-acid sequence MKPATKKLLYTYLDWIFLLFFILVSGISIIYFLNTQPIYTLFQDLNLNLSFANYVIPKSVLPKIIIKKILLFSWFGTLVLLPLWLYLHKSKKHYELKELSKVLAEQDRFDKLLGHMITDSWGRITWVSEVFQKIFKIYPHYGKMKLNFLDVLKEFSEIEIDERIIKSIEHNFMQQKSDTIELNLKIGAYNNALKITYMKLFSSFYIWQVMLVNVNYSALSYNFSMDVLDNLPLATVIISPSGKIIYYNLMFMKLFKVQQYNLENSLKFNNFMVSTSYEQIIKEDKILDANGSYSAKYIFKDLTNKHFEAILLQEPYLKTDAGGLRYIRAIVLPIDLAKSLQVGNMLMKSSSYDLNNIYNHAPFGVIIFKTDNTILNLNVYIKDLFKISTKEQIAKLDDLLGNYTSQIQDNLKKGSVKLNVELEIGNELKYLELSLFPLENEEQVMYVNDLTQKKDLEGQVKLSQGLQTIGQIASAVAHDFNNLLTAIMSFTYFLKERFDEDDPSVLELEQIKQNANRAKVMIKQLLTFSRKQELSPIVFEVNSEISDLISTLLRLLGDRVKLDFQRNKHSGRILMDKVQFHQILTNLVINAKDSMKKGGTLKIITKNINLKASKEGVLGTIIPGSYVCVQLKDQGEGIKAENLKLIFQSYFSTKGEKGNGLGLATVMKIITENAGFIDVVSTVGKGSTFTLYFPKEESGAEVNENIEIPVTYKDLTGSETVLLVEDETPVRMVCSRLLKQKGYNVIEAESGTEALEILAKNKVSNIDLIVSDVMMPGISGPELISRVRDIFPKIKAILISGYSEDILDNINSDVSLKGIDFLAKPFTPDVFATKIKSILTSGNNHG is encoded by the coding sequence ATGAAACCAGCGACTAAAAAACTTTTATATACTTATTTAGATTGGATATTCCTTCTTTTTTTTATTCTAGTATCTGGAATAAGTATTATATATTTTTTAAATACTCAGCCTATTTATACTTTATTTCAGGATTTAAACCTTAATCTAAGTTTTGCTAACTATGTAATTCCTAAAAGTGTTCTACCTAAAATTATAATAAAAAAAATATTATTATTTAGTTGGTTTGGCACTTTAGTATTGTTACCTTTATGGCTCTATTTACATAAAAGTAAAAAACATTATGAGTTAAAAGAACTAAGTAAAGTATTAGCAGAGCAAGATCGTTTTGATAAATTACTAGGGCATATGATAACAGATTCTTGGGGTAGGATTACTTGGGTATCGGAAGTATTTCAAAAAATCTTTAAAATTTACCCTCATTATGGCAAAATGAAACTCAATTTCCTTGATGTTTTAAAAGAATTTTCTGAAATTGAGATAGATGAAAGAATTATAAAAAGCATAGAACACAATTTTATGCAACAAAAGTCTGATACCATTGAACTTAATTTAAAAATTGGTGCTTATAATAACGCTTTAAAAATAACTTATATGAAATTATTTTCATCGTTTTATATTTGGCAAGTAATGCTCGTTAATGTAAATTATAGTGCACTTAGTTATAATTTTTCTATGGATGTATTAGATAATTTACCACTAGCTACAGTTATTATTAGCCCTAGTGGTAAAATTATATACTATAACTTAATGTTTATGAAACTCTTTAAAGTTCAACAATATAATCTTGAAAACTCTTTAAAGTTTAATAACTTTATGGTTAGTACGAGCTACGAACAAATTATCAAAGAAGATAAAATTCTTGATGCAAATGGATCTTACAGTGCTAAGTATATCTTTAAGGATTTAACTAATAAGCATTTTGAAGCTATTTTATTGCAAGAACCATATTTAAAAACTGATGCTGGCGGGCTACGGTATATTCGTGCTATAGTTTTACCAATTGACCTAGCAAAATCATTACAAGTAGGTAATATGTTAATGAAATCATCAAGTTATGATCTTAATAATATTTATAATCATGCTCCCTTTGGAGTAATTATCTTTAAAACAGATAATACTATTTTAAACTTGAACGTTTATATTAAAGACTTATTTAAAATTAGTACTAAGGAACAAATAGCTAAATTAGACGATTTATTAGGAAATTATACTTCTCAAATCCAAGATAATCTCAAAAAAGGCTCGGTAAAATTAAATGTAGAATTAGAAATTGGTAATGAGCTTAAATATTTGGAATTATCTTTATTCCCTTTAGAAAATGAAGAGCAAGTAATGTATGTAAACGATCTAACCCAAAAGAAAGACTTAGAAGGGCAAGTAAAATTATCACAAGGTTTGCAAACAATTGGTCAAATTGCTAGTGCTGTAGCCCATGATTTTAATAACTTATTAACAGCTATTATGAGTTTTACTTATTTTTTAAAAGAAAGGTTTGATGAAGATGACCCATCTGTTTTAGAGTTAGAACAAATTAAGCAAAATGCTAATCGGGCTAAGGTGATGATTAAGCAACTGCTAACTTTTTCTCGTAAACAAGAATTATCACCCATTGTTTTTGAGGTAAATTCAGAAATATCAGATTTAATTAGTACCTTACTTCGTTTGCTAGGGGATAGAGTAAAACTAGACTTTCAAAGGAATAAACATAGTGGTAGAATTTTAATGGATAAAGTCCAGTTTCACCAAATTTTAACTAACTTGGTGATTAATGCCAAAGATTCTATGAAAAAGGGCGGTACTTTAAAAATTATTACCAAAAATATAAATTTAAAAGCATCTAAAGAAGGGGTTCTAGGAACTATAATACCAGGTTCTTATGTTTGTGTGCAATTAAAAGATCAAGGTGAGGGTATTAAAGCTGAAAACCTAAAACTTATTTTTCAATCATATTTTTCCACTAAAGGTGAAAAAGGAAACGGCTTAGGTTTAGCAACTGTTATGAAAATTATTACTGAAAATGCAGGGTTTATAGATGTAGTAAGTACTGTAGGTAAAGGTAGTACATTTACTTTATATTTTCCTAAGGAAGAATCTGGAGCAGAAGTTAACGAAAATATTGAAATTCCTGTAACTTATAAAGACCTCACCGGTTCTGAAACTGTACTATTAGTAGAAGATGAAACGCCTGTAAGAATGGTGTGTAGTAGACTTTTAAAACAAAAGGGTTATAATGTAATTGAAGCTGAAAGTGGAACAGAAGCGTTAGAAATTTTAGCAAAAAATAAAGTATCTAATATAGATTTAATAGTAAGTGATGTAATGATGCCAGGAATCAGTGGTCCTGAATTAATTAGCAGAGTACGGGATATTTTCCCAAAAATAAAAGCTATTTTAATATCAGGCTATTCCGAAGATATTTTAGACAACATAAACTCCGACGTTTCTTTAAAAGGAATAGATTTCTTAGCTAAACCTTTTACTCCAGACGTTTTTGCAACAAAAATAAAATCAATTTTAACATCAGGAAATAATCATGGATAA
- the ctrA gene encoding Cell cycle response regulator CtrA: MKVLIIEDDVQLAKTISLTFNQLKIQYDHSINANDALEMLGVYEYDLLLLDVLLPDMNGLELLKKIRSNNMNTPVLILSGLNDYEHKIEGLNVGADDYLTKPFNKNELVARINALVRRSNGLSKDLIKVGDLEIDLGTKQVNVSNTTVSLTNKEYSILEILARRQGKPVSKEQLLDRLYGGIDEPEPKIIDVFICKLRKKLQKVSNINYIGTMWGQGYIIQPSEKHLP, from the coding sequence ATGAAAGTTTTAATAATTGAAGATGATGTACAATTAGCAAAAACTATTTCTTTAACTTTTAATCAGTTAAAAATACAGTATGATCATAGTATTAATGCCAATGATGCTTTAGAAATGCTTGGCGTTTATGAGTATGATTTACTACTATTAGATGTATTATTACCCGATATGAATGGTTTAGAGTTGCTAAAGAAAATTCGTTCTAACAATATGAATACTCCTGTTTTAATCCTTTCAGGTTTAAACGACTATGAGCATAAAATTGAAGGCTTAAATGTTGGTGCTGATGACTACCTAACTAAGCCTTTTAATAAAAATGAACTAGTAGCAAGAATCAATGCTTTAGTAAGACGTTCTAATGGTTTATCTAAAGACTTAATTAAGGTTGGTGATTTAGAAATTGATCTTGGCACTAAACAAGTTAATGTTTCTAATACTACAGTTTCGTTAACTAATAAAGAATATAGTATTTTAGAAATTTTGGCACGACGGCAAGGTAAACCTGTTTCTAAAGAGCAGTTATTAGATCGCCTATATGGTGGTATTGATGAACCTGAACCAAAAATTATTGATGTTTTTATTTGTAAATTAAGAAAGAAATTACAAAAAGTTTCTAACATTAATTATATTGGTACGATGTGGGGGCAAGGTTATATTATTCAACCTAGTGAAAAACATTTACCATAA
- the recA gene encoding Protein RecA, with the protein MDKKKALENALAQIERAFGKGSAMTLGTKNHNNDTETISSGSLSLDIALGIGGFPKGRIVEIYGNESSGKTTLALHAIAEAQKKGGVCAFIDAEHALDPSYAKKLGVQLDDLIVSQPDSGEQALEIVDTLVRSGSVDVLVIDSVAALTPRAELEGEMGDSHMGLQARLMSQALRKLTSSVGKSNTLIIFINQVRMKIGIAYGNPETTTGGNALKFYASIRIDIRKSTAIKDNDLMVGNTTIAKVVKNKLAPPFRIAEFDVMYGEGISRPSEIIDLGVKAGIIDKAGSWFSYGDTKIGQGKEKVKDYLKSNPSTMKEIEQKILKNMGIIEDIMLETSIHDAVGDKLIKDKIIKEENGLATEEVKPKVKNPSKSTSK; encoded by the coding sequence ATGGATAAAAAGAAAGCACTAGAAAATGCCCTTGCCCAAATAGAAAGAGCCTTTGGCAAAGGTTCAGCAATGACTCTAGGTACAAAAAACCATAATAATGATACAGAAACTATATCTAGTGGGTCATTAAGTTTAGATATTGCACTTGGTATAGGTGGTTTTCCTAAAGGAAGAATAGTAGAGATCTATGGTAATGAAAGTTCTGGTAAAACCACACTAGCTCTTCATGCTATTGCTGAAGCCCAGAAAAAAGGCGGAGTTTGTGCTTTTATAGATGCCGAGCATGCTTTAGATCCATCTTACGCAAAAAAACTAGGTGTACAACTTGATGATTTAATAGTATCTCAGCCAGACTCAGGTGAACAAGCTTTAGAAATTGTAGATACTTTAGTTCGTTCAGGAAGTGTAGATGTTCTTGTTATAGATAGTGTAGCAGCTTTAACTCCACGGGCAGAACTAGAAGGAGAAATGGGTGATTCCCATATGGGTTTGCAAGCTCGGTTAATGTCGCAAGCTCTAAGAAAATTAACTTCTTCAGTTGGTAAGTCCAATACTTTAATTATATTTATTAATCAGGTAAGAATGAAAATAGGTATTGCCTATGGTAATCCTGAAACTACTACCGGTGGTAATGCTTTAAAGTTTTATGCGTCCATAAGAATTGATATTAGAAAATCTACCGCCATTAAAGATAATGATTTAATGGTAGGAAATACTACTATTGCTAAGGTAGTAAAAAATAAATTAGCACCACCTTTTAGAATAGCCGAGTTTGATGTAATGTATGGTGAGGGAATTTCTCGTCCTAGTGAAATTATAGATCTAGGGGTAAAAGCCGGTATTATAGATAAAGCTGGTTCTTGGTTTTCTTATGGTGATACCAAAATAGGGCAAGGTAAGGAAAAAGTAAAAGATTACTTAAAATCTAATCCAAGTACTATGAAAGAGATTGAACAAAAAATCCTAAAGAATATGGGAATTATTGAAGATATTATGTTAGAAACTAGTATTCACGATGCTGTAGGTGATAAACTTATTAAAGATAAGATTATCAAAGAGGAAAATGGCTTAGCTACTGAAGAAGTAAAACCAAAGGTTAAAAACCCTAGTAAATCTACCTCAAAATAA
- the alaS gene encoding Alanine--tRNA ligase — MFRVNDVRKLFLNYFIKKNHQHLESASLIPKNDDTLLFTNSGMVPFKNIFMGLDEAKFNKVTSVQKCLRAGGKHNDLDNVGYTARHHTFFEMLGNFSFGDYFKEEAIYYAWDFLTKELALNKDKLLVTIFHEDEEAAKLWHKIAGLDDSKILRIKGSDNFWEMADVGPCGPCTEVFYDRGENIQGGLPGSIDEGDRYMEIWNLVFMQFERLANGKMRNLQKPCIDTGMGLERIVAVLQNVPDNYEIDLFKNLILATNDILKVKSTSNNINAFKVIADHIRASSFLIAEGILPSNEGRGYVLRRIIRRAVRYLYLLGVKEPSLYKLVVPLKNEMGVAYKELALREQFIQETIKLEEEKFSSTFAKGLTILQEEVVNNPSKELSGSFAFKLYDTYGFPLDLTKDVLKNKKIKVDEAGFNKAFARHKELAKESWVGSGEVLEDDVWHSLAKKLKPSIKTSHYVLKTESTLQIIMMPNSESSNDALNKSTYIMPTINEPDADYLDRVSDVFNNKLPSGGGTSIPALHTVEGEDKLCYLVFNKTPFYYEKGGQVADNGFISGKGNTLAKVLDVQQKAEGLIVHKCLLIQGELKEGEEFTLEVDVKERKAIQANHTTAHLLHSALAKYVGNHVSQKGSFLNGQRLRFDFFHPKPLTKEEIQLVEKAVNTTILQNLPVIVKNMEQKEALAKGAIALFGEKYPKIVTTVKIGEKDNELYSFELCGGTHVQHTGEIGMFKILSESSISSGVRRVEAITGQSVYKYLEKLDTRVKELSKLLNTDINSIENKITSLSETYREVNKKYQRLSHKYNTILLTQNIKEFEHIKTICLQVEDVAMKEMRTLISNFPQATNIVILLYATQNNRASFVLSVPTQYTKNISLNLKEKFLEILEGNGGGNLGNLQGSGNPEKIPEAFKYIVANLK, encoded by the coding sequence ATGTTTAGAGTCAATGATGTTAGAAAGCTATTTTTAAATTATTTTATTAAGAAGAATCATCAACACTTGGAATCTGCTTCATTAATTCCAAAAAATGATGATACCCTACTGTTTACCAACTCTGGTATGGTACCTTTTAAAAATATTTTTATGGGTTTAGATGAGGCAAAATTTAACAAAGTAACCTCTGTCCAAAAGTGTTTAAGAGCAGGAGGTAAACATAACGATCTAGATAATGTAGGCTATACTGCTCGCCACCATACCTTTTTTGAAATGCTAGGTAACTTCTCTTTTGGTGATTATTTCAAAGAAGAAGCTATTTACTATGCGTGGGATTTTCTAACTAAAGAACTAGCCCTTAATAAAGATAAACTCCTTGTTACTATTTTTCATGAAGATGAAGAAGCTGCTAAATTATGGCATAAAATTGCTGGTTTAGATGATTCTAAAATTTTAAGAATTAAAGGTTCCGATAATTTTTGGGAAATGGCTGATGTAGGACCATGTGGACCTTGTACAGAAGTGTTTTACGATCGTGGAGAAAACATTCAAGGTGGTTTACCTGGTTCTATAGATGAAGGTGACCGTTACATGGAAATTTGGAATTTAGTATTTATGCAATTTGAAAGGCTAGCAAATGGCAAAATGCGTAATTTACAAAAACCATGTATAGATACAGGAATGGGTTTAGAACGTATAGTTGCTGTATTACAAAATGTGCCAGATAACTATGAAATAGACCTTTTTAAAAATCTTATTTTAGCTACTAATGATATTTTAAAAGTGAAGTCTACTTCTAATAATATAAATGCATTTAAAGTAATTGCCGACCATATTCGGGCTAGTTCTTTTTTAATTGCTGAAGGAATTCTACCAAGTAATGAAGGTAGGGGGTATGTTTTAAGAAGAATTATAAGGCGAGCTGTTAGATATTTATATTTATTAGGAGTTAAAGAACCTAGTTTATATAAGTTAGTAGTTCCTTTAAAAAACGAAATGGGAGTAGCCTATAAAGAATTAGCTTTGCGAGAACAGTTTATTCAAGAAACAATTAAATTAGAAGAGGAAAAATTTAGTTCTACTTTTGCTAAGGGGTTAACAATTTTGCAAGAAGAAGTAGTTAACAATCCTAGTAAGGAGCTTTCTGGTAGTTTTGCTTTTAAATTGTACGATACCTACGGTTTTCCTTTAGATTTAACCAAAGATGTTTTAAAAAACAAAAAAATTAAAGTAGATGAAGCAGGTTTTAACAAAGCATTTGCTAGGCATAAAGAATTAGCAAAGGAATCATGGGTTGGTTCAGGTGAGGTTCTTGAAGATGATGTGTGGCACTCACTAGCTAAAAAGCTAAAGCCTTCCATAAAAACTAGCCATTATGTGCTAAAAACAGAAAGTACTTTACAGATAATAATGATGCCTAACAGTGAATCCTCTAATGATGCCTTAAATAAATCTACATACATAATGCCAACAATAAATGAACCAGATGCTGATTACTTAGATAGAGTATCTGATGTATTTAATAATAAACTACCATCTGGTGGCGGTACATCTATACCAGCATTGCATACAGTAGAAGGGGAAGATAAACTCTGTTACCTAGTGTTTAATAAAACCCCATTTTATTATGAAAAAGGGGGGCAAGTTGCCGATAATGGTTTTATTAGTGGCAAAGGTAATACTTTAGCTAAGGTCTTAGATGTTCAACAAAAAGCTGAAGGCTTAATAGTTCATAAGTGCTTACTTATACAAGGAGAATTAAAGGAAGGGGAAGAATTTACTTTAGAAGTAGATGTGAAGGAGCGTAAAGCAATTCAAGCTAATCATACTACCGCCCATTTGTTACATAGTGCTTTAGCTAAATATGTAGGGAACCATGTTAGCCAGAAAGGTTCTTTTTTAAACGGACAACGTTTACGGTTTGACTTTTTCCACCCTAAACCTTTAACTAAAGAGGAAATTCAGTTGGTAGAAAAGGCTGTTAATACAACCATCTTACAAAATTTACCAGTAATAGTTAAAAATATGGAGCAAAAGGAAGCATTAGCAAAAGGAGCTATAGCTTTATTTGGTGAAAAGTATCCAAAAATTGTAACTACTGTAAAGATTGGTGAAAAAGACAATGAATTATACTCTTTTGAACTATGTGGTGGTACTCACGTGCAACATACAGGGGAAATTGGTATGTTTAAAATTCTTTCGGAGTCTTCAATTTCTTCAGGTGTACGTAGAGTAGAAGCTATTACAGGGCAAAGTGTATATAAATATTTAGAAAAATTAGATACAAGAGTAAAAGAACTTAGTAAACTTTTAAATACAGATATTAATTCTATAGAAAATAAAATAACTAGCCTAAGTGAAACTTACAGAGAAGTAAATAAAAAGTATCAAAGGTTAAGTCATAAATATAATACTATCTTACTAACCCAAAACATTAAAGAATTTGAGCATATAAAAACTATATGTTTACAAGTGGAAGATGTAGCAATGAAAGAAATGCGAACTCTAATAAGTAACTTTCCTCAAGCTACAAATATAGTAATTTTATTATATGCAACACAAAATAACAGGGCTTCCTTTGTGTTGTCTGTTCCTACACAATATACTAAAAATATAAGCCTTAACTTGAAAGAAAAGTTCTTAGAAATACTAGAAGGTAATGGTGGCGGTAATTTAGGGAATCTACAGGGAAGCGGTAATCCTGAAAAAATTCCTGAAGCTTTTAAATATATTGTAGCTAATTTAAAATAA
- the nadK gene encoding NAD kinase codes for MKYVYNNIVIVQLCKKYKVKDYLLLIVLQMKISCITSERHIHSDIAKQLYKTYKTVPPEKADVLICLGGDGFMLHTLHNYHHLNKPIYGINCGTVGFLLNEYNLQDDLLKLLHEAYQHTVKPLNITVETLDNKKITELAFNEVVVLRDAETSAKLELQIDGTTTLANLMGDGLLVATPLGSTAYNRSCRGPILCLDSKLLAITPINPFKPLAWQGAIIKENHHIKINSLFHDRSIKVQFDFQSIKNVKSVEVKLSSTNHAKLLFNKNDDLEKKIFQTQFINR; via the coding sequence ATGAAATATGTTTATAATAATATTGTTATAGTGCAATTGTGCAAAAAATACAAGGTTAAAGATTATTTATTACTTATAGTTCTCCAAATGAAAATTTCATGTATTACCTCAGAAAGACATATCCATAGTGATATAGCTAAACAATTATATAAAACTTATAAAACAGTGCCACCTGAAAAAGCAGATGTGTTAATTTGCCTTGGAGGTGATGGCTTTATGCTTCATACTTTACATAATTACCATCATCTTAACAAACCTATTTATGGAATAAACTGTGGTACAGTTGGTTTTTTATTAAACGAATATAATCTTCAAGATGACCTATTAAAATTATTGCATGAGGCTTATCAACATACTGTAAAACCTTTAAACATAACAGTTGAAACGTTAGACAATAAAAAAATTACTGAACTTGCTTTTAATGAAGTTGTGGTTTTAAGAGATGCGGAAACTTCCGCTAAATTAGAGCTACAAATTGATGGAACAACCACTTTAGCAAATCTAATGGGTGATGGTTTATTAGTAGCTACACCTTTAGGTAGCACAGCTTATAATCGTTCTTGCCGAGGTCCTATTCTTTGTTTAGATTCTAAATTACTAGCCATAACACCTATTAATCCTTTTAAACCATTAGCTTGGCAAGGAGCTATTATTAAAGAAAATCACCATATAAAAATTAATAGTTTGTTTCATGATAGATCTATTAAAGTACAATTTGATTTCCAAAGTATCAAAAATGTTAAATCGGTAGAAGTAAAACTATCTAGTACTAACCATGCAAAACTACTATTCAATAAAAATGATGATTTAGAAAAAAAAATATTTCAAACTCAGTTTATTAATAGGTAA
- the speE gene encoding Polyamine aminopropyltransferase — MKYWFEEKLYENDSKIGYKQSLQNVNTLVETTSNFQKITIFENPKFGKVLALDDVIQTTEADEFFYHEMFVHVPLFAHGKVKKVLIIGGGDGGILREVMRHESVKKAIMIEIDGLVVDLCKKEMPSLNNGAFLNKKADVKIDDGINFIKTTNEKFDVILVDSTDPINVGEVLFTDDFYFHAKRCLNSGGIFASQSGVPFLQEQELKGIHRKLYKNFHTVNFFMVPVPTYIGGVMCLSFATDDDSLTNVEENLITQRIKLSKISNLKYYNSKVHLAAFALPEFIKKIVA, encoded by the coding sequence ATGAAGTACTGGTTTGAAGAAAAATTATATGAGAATGACTCTAAAATTGGTTACAAACAATCTTTACAAAATGTTAACACATTGGTTGAAACAACTAGTAATTTCCAAAAAATTACAATTTTTGAGAACCCCAAATTTGGTAAGGTATTAGCCCTAGATGATGTAATACAAACAACAGAAGCTGATGAATTTTTTTACCATGAAATGTTTGTTCATGTACCACTTTTTGCTCATGGTAAGGTGAAAAAGGTTTTAATTATTGGTGGTGGTGATGGTGGTATTTTACGGGAAGTAATGAGGCATGAATCTGTAAAAAAAGCTATTATGATAGAAATAGATGGCTTAGTTGTTGATTTATGTAAAAAAGAAATGCCTTCCTTAAACAACGGAGCTTTTCTTAACAAAAAGGCTGATGTGAAAATAGATGACGGTATTAATTTTATAAAAACTACTAATGAAAAGTTTGATGTAATTTTAGTAGATTCAACAGATCCTATCAATGTTGGGGAAGTTTTGTTTACTGATGATTTTTACTTCCATGCTAAACGTTGTTTAAATTCAGGGGGGATTTTTGCTTCCCAAAGTGGCGTTCCTTTTTTACAAGAACAAGAATTAAAAGGAATTCATAGAAAATTATATAAAAATTTTCACACTGTAAACTTTTTTATGGTACCTGTACCAACTTATATTGGTGGAGTTATGTGTTTAAGTTTTGCTACAGATGATGATTCGTTAACTAATGTTGAAGAAAATTTAATTACACAAAGAATCAAGTTAAGTAAAATTAGTAATTTAAAATACTATAACTCTAAGGTGCATTTAGCAGCTTTTGCTTTACCTGAATTTATAAAAAAAATAGTTGCTTAA
- the chpT gene encoding Protein phosphotransferase ChpT — MKVDFSLLQLLSSRLAHDLVGPVGSLGFAIDIIKEEANLDNQEAISLASTSAQNLVNRLSFFRMALGFAKLGQGERGFLEAKELLLNLFKEKNIKVTWEGDSEKLLLLAADNDNIKLIINTFLIIYYATSKSAKVTVFVKEVKDKVGVALLADGTNLRLSSDNLQSLRMEVEEKDLTARNIHSYFTALLAKKVNANLEISNDTTENIQIAYLLNKIRFNNNLL; from the coding sequence ATGAAAGTTGATTTTTCTTTACTGCAACTCCTAAGTTCTAGGCTTGCTCACGATCTTGTTGGCCCTGTAGGCAGTTTAGGTTTTGCTATTGATATCATCAAGGAAGAAGCTAATTTAGATAACCAAGAAGCGATTTCCTTAGCTAGTACATCTGCACAAAATTTAGTTAATCGTTTAAGTTTTTTTAGAATGGCACTTGGCTTTGCAAAATTAGGGCAAGGAGAAAGAGGTTTTTTAGAAGCAAAAGAGTTATTGTTAAATCTTTTTAAAGAAAAGAATATTAAAGTAACTTGGGAAGGGGATTCTGAAAAACTATTACTATTAGCTGCTGATAACGATAACATTAAACTTATCATTAATACCTTTTTAATTATTTACTATGCGACATCTAAGTCTGCTAAAGTTACAGTTTTTGTAAAAGAAGTAAAAGATAAAGTTGGAGTAGCTCTTTTAGCTGATGGTACTAATTTAAGGTTAAGTTCCGATAATTTACAATCCTTAAGAATGGAAGTAGAAGAAAAAGATTTAACAGCAAGAAATATTCATAGCTACTTTACAGCTTTGTTAGCAAAAAAAGTAAATGCTAATTTAGAAATTAGTAATGATACTACAGAGAATATCCAAATTGCTTACTTACTAAACAAAATTAGGTTTAACAATAACCTGCTATAG
- the speH gene encoding S-adenosylmethionine decarboxylase proenzyme, producing the protein MDNLLLDTEEGDAKEVLQYASKDGVLFAGTHLLIDLWEATNLNSPKDIDKVLRDCAIVAGATILHSHMHHFNPQGVSGVVVLAESHISIHTWPERGYAALDIFVCGDCNPYLAIPILKDYFKPKNIQLSENRRGVKA; encoded by the coding sequence ATGGATAATCTTTTGTTAGATACTGAGGAAGGTGATGCCAAAGAGGTATTACAGTATGCAAGTAAAGACGGTGTCTTATTTGCAGGAACACATTTATTAATAGATTTATGGGAAGCTACTAATTTAAATTCCCCCAAAGATATTGATAAAGTATTACGTGATTGTGCAATTGTTGCTGGAGCTACAATTTTACATTCACATATGCACCATTTTAATCCTCAGGGAGTGTCAGGCGTAGTGGTGTTAGCAGAATCTCATATATCCATACATACTTGGCCAGAACGAGGGTACGCTGCTTTAGATATTTTTGTATGTGGTGATTGTAATCCTTACTTAGCAATCCCTATTTTAAAGGATTACTTTAAGCCTAAAAATATCCAATTATCTGAAAATAGGAGAGGGGTTAAAGCATAA